The Thermocrinis ruber genome has a window encoding:
- the dxs gene encoding 1-deoxy-D-xylulose-5-phosphate synthase, protein MILEKYTGPIDLKYMTYEELEKLAEEVRDYILDVTAKNGGHVAPGLGVVELTIALLRVFDPPKDIIVWDIGHQAYPWKILTDRKDKFPTLRQYGGISGFLRREESPYDAFGAGHSSTSISAGLGFRVAKDLLKRDGYVVMVIGDGAMTAGMAFEALNNAGHLRPNKFIVILNDNEMSISPNVGAISTYLSKIISGRFVQETRQKIKRLVQHLGGPAERFMKLTEEFLKGLISPGVIFEELGFNYIGPINGHDLPALESTLKNVKEIEGPVLLHVYTKKGKGYKPAEKDPVTWHGVAPYKRESGEFIKKPSPPTWTSVFGKAIVKMAEMDEKVVVITPAMKEGSGLVEFAEKFPNRFFDVGIAEQHACTFAGGLAAEGLKPVACYYSTFLQRAYDQVIHDIALQKLHVVFAIDRAGLVGEDGPTHHGVFDLSYLRCIPNMIVCAPKDEQELIDLLYTGLNQNLPFALRYPRGPAYGVPTGDPKLIPVGSWEELLEGEDGVILAVGYPVYQALKAAEELKKEGIRLGVVNARFVKPMDEQMLLDLCSRYDLFITVEDNTVVGGFGSGVLEFLSNRGILKRVITLGIPDRFIEHGNQNLLRNLVGIDAEGIARSVRKALRRVL, encoded by the coding sequence ATGATTTTGGAAAAATACACTGGACCCATAGACCTTAAGTATATGACCTACGAGGAGCTTGAAAAGCTCGCCGAGGAAGTAAGGGACTACATCCTTGATGTTACCGCAAAAAACGGAGGGCATGTGGCACCGGGGCTCGGTGTGGTGGAGCTAACAATAGCCCTGCTGAGAGTTTTTGACCCTCCAAAGGATATTATAGTTTGGGATATAGGGCATCAGGCTTACCCTTGGAAGATCCTAACGGACCGCAAAGATAAATTCCCTACTCTCAGACAGTATGGAGGCATCTCTGGCTTTTTGAGAAGGGAAGAGAGCCCATACGATGCCTTTGGTGCGGGGCATAGTTCCACATCCATCTCTGCGGGTTTGGGTTTTAGGGTTGCCAAGGACCTTTTAAAGAGGGATGGCTATGTGGTTATGGTCATAGGCGACGGTGCAATGACTGCGGGTATGGCTTTTGAAGCCCTCAACAATGCGGGGCATCTCAGACCAAATAAGTTTATAGTCATCCTCAACGACAACGAAATGTCCATATCTCCCAACGTGGGGGCAATATCCACTTACCTTAGCAAGATCATAAGCGGGCGTTTTGTTCAAGAGACACGCCAAAAGATAAAGCGTTTGGTTCAACATCTGGGAGGTCCCGCGGAGAGGTTTATGAAGCTAACGGAGGAGTTTTTAAAAGGTCTGATCTCACCGGGTGTAATATTTGAGGAGCTGGGCTTTAACTACATAGGACCCATAAACGGACATGATCTGCCCGCACTGGAAAGCACTTTAAAGAATGTGAAGGAAATTGAGGGACCTGTTCTTTTGCATGTATACACCAAGAAGGGCAAAGGCTACAAGCCTGCAGAGAAGGACCCGGTTACATGGCACGGAGTGGCACCCTACAAGAGAGAATCGGGCGAGTTTATAAAGAAGCCTTCTCCTCCCACCTGGACTTCCGTTTTCGGAAAGGCAATCGTGAAGATGGCGGAGATGGACGAAAAGGTGGTGGTGATAACTCCAGCCATGAAGGAGGGCTCTGGGCTTGTGGAGTTTGCGGAGAAGTTTCCCAACAGGTTCTTTGATGTGGGCATCGCGGAACAGCACGCGTGCACCTTTGCGGGTGGCTTAGCAGCGGAGGGTCTAAAGCCCGTAGCATGCTACTATTCCACCTTTTTGCAAAGGGCGTATGACCAGGTTATACACGACATAGCTTTGCAGAAATTGCACGTGGTCTTTGCCATAGATAGGGCTGGTTTGGTGGGCGAGGATGGTCCAACCCATCACGGCGTCTTTGACCTTTCTTACCTGAGATGCATACCAAACATGATTGTCTGCGCTCCAAAGGATGAACAGGAGCTCATAGACCTTTTGTACACCGGTTTAAATCAGAACCTTCCCTTTGCCCTCAGGTATCCAAGGGGACCAGCCTACGGCGTGCCCACCGGTGATCCAAAGCTAATACCCGTAGGAAGCTGGGAGGAACTTTTGGAAGGGGAGGACGGTGTTATACTGGCGGTGGGCTATCCGGTCTATCAAGCCCTAAAGGCGGCGGAGGAGCTCAAAAAGGAAGGCATAAGGCTTGGAGTTGTCAATGCCCGCTTTGTAAAGCCTATGGACGAGCAAATGCTGCTGGACCTCTGCAGTAGGTATGACCTTTTTATAACAGTGGAAGACAACACGGTGGTGGGTGGCTTTGGCTCCGGAGTGCTTGAGTTTCTCTCTAATAGAGGTATTCTCAAGAGGGTGATCACTTTGGGTATTCCAGATAGATTCATAGAGCATGGCAATCAAAACCTTTTGAGAAACTTGGTGGGCATAGACGCAGAGGGCATAGCAAGAAGCGTAAGGAAAGCCCTAAGAAGAGTGCTTTAA